In the Harmonia axyridis chromosome 3, icHarAxyr1.1, whole genome shotgun sequence genome, one interval contains:
- the LOC123675361 gene encoding sperm motility kinase-like produces MLRSVAVVPSNPSDEEPTPERITRISGPFRKIRTLGEEGFGKVFEVEHGDIRFALKVAPKDEVSMTELRMLKAMRHPNVVRLLVDYVTDERLYLGVELMEGDLLELVQRRGPLPEGECCDMLGQAFSGLAACHAQRILYRDIKPGSAGLHR; encoded by the coding sequence ATGTTGCGATCAGTGGCGGTCGTACCCTCCAACCCCTCTGATGAAGAGCCCACTCCGGAGAGAATAACCAGAATCTCCGGACCCTTCCGGAAAATCCGTACCCTCGGCGAGGAAGGTTTTGGAAAAGTGTTCGAGGTCGAACACGGAGATATAAGATTTGCCCTGAAGGTGGCCCCGAAAGACGAGGTGTCCATGACGGAGCTGAGGATGCTGAAAGCCATGAGACACCCAAACGTGGTCCGCCTATTGGTGGATTACGTAACCGACGAACGGCTCTATCTTGGGGTCGAGCTGATGGAGGGAGACCTGTTGGAACTGGTCCAACGACGGGGGCCTCTGCCGGAGGGGGAGTGTTGTGATATGTTGGGGCAGGCTTTCTCTGGGCTGGCGGCCTGCCATGCTCAGCGTATCCTGTACCGGGATATAAAACCGGGGTCGGCGGGTCTGCATCGCTGA